TACTAAAAGCATTAATATTAATAAAAAGACTAAAACTTTTCTTTTACTTAAAAATTTTTCAATATTTTGGTTCAAAACTCCCTTCTTCCTTAAGATAATTATAATGAGTAAATCTAAGAAAAATAAAAAATATAAGGGGTTTAATAGTTGAAAAATACTTTCCGAAACCGGTCCTAATTGTCCTATCTGATAAATACTATGGGCTGGAACTAATGTATAAAAATGATTATAGTACATCATATCAATAAAAAAAATAACTGAAATTAAAAAGTTAACAACCAGTAACTTTCTCAAAAAATTTTTCCTACTAAATAAATACACTAAAGAAAAAATCCCTAAAACTATAATAAAATTATTACCTGTTAGTATAAAAAACTTCTCTATATTCATATTTAAATGTAAAACTAAAATCTTCAATAATATAGCTAAACTAGAAATAATTAAAACTAACAAAGGTAAAACCTCCCCATAACTTTTTCCCACACCCATAATATTATTTATTTCTATATTAGAGAAGGATTTCCTTTATAGTTTATGAAAATTTAATATTTTATTTTAATACTTTTGTTCCAAAAAGGATGTGGATAGGAATAACAGCCAAAATTAAGATAAATAGCATGATGTGGACTGGAAAAAGAAATTTAAAGCCTAAAATCATGGCCACACCTGTTAAGACAGAAAGGCTAACAAGTAATAGTAACATCGTTGAAGTAACTTTAACTCCTTTTCTTTTTATCTTGTTAGATATAGACCTAGTAAAAGTAAAGTAAAGTAGTTTCCCTTTAATTGTTATCAGTACCAATATTATAGGTATAATAAAAATGAATATACCGCTTATAATGTGAAATTTAACCACATTTATTCCTTTTAACATCATAATACCTGTTATCACATTACTTAAGATAAACAAAGCGTGGATAAAGTGAACAACCTTAAACAATTTGTTATATCTCACCATAAAAACACCTCCATATCATAAAATATGGAGGTACCTTAGTAAAAATAACTACTAATTTTAGTTATAGCCATAAATTTTCTTAAGTTTTTTTCCCCTTAATAAGATTAACTGTTTCTATAGGAATGTAGACTAATCTTCCCTTTACCCGCAAGCTATTCATTAAAGATATTTTTTCTACAGTAAATTTAAAGGGGGAAAAGGGGATATCTAACGCTCCTTCCTTTAACACCACTTCTCTACCTAAAGTAATGTGGGGTTTAAACTCTCTATTATCTAAACTAAAACCCTCTTTAGTTAAGTTTTGGGCCAAAATCTGCTGTAAAGTTAAAAGTTCTTGGCTCTCTTCAAGTCCAGCCCAAACAATATCTTTGTTTCCCCTTTTAAAATTCCCTAGACCCTTTATTACTAATGAAAACTCCTTTTCCCCCTCAAAACTTGTATGTAATATTTCCCTTAAAACCTTTTCTCTCCTTTCATCTACTTCACCGATAAAAGCCAATGTTAAATGGAGATTATCGATAAATGAGAAATTACCCTTTATAGAGTTATTTTTTATAGTCCCTTGAATTTTAGCCAAAAATTCTTTGGCCCCTTGTGGCAATTGGACAGCGTAAAATAACCTCATAAAATCCTCCTTTCTTCAAGTCTTTCAATTAGTATAGCCTATAAATATCTAACTGTCACCATACTAAAAGATACTCACCCTCTAAAAAAGAGTGAGTATCTTAATTTATATTCTTTCTTTAGGGGTATAAGATGTGTGTAAAAGTTTATGGGCTTTTTCACTATAAGGCTTTCCAAAATATTCTTCATACATCTTCAGTACCGCTGGATTTAGGTGGGATTTTCTCAACCTTTTATTTTTATCTTCTTCATATATTGCCCTTTGCCTTGCTTTAATTACTTCATCGTTTCCATAGTGGTATGGTTGACCTCCACCACCAATACAACCACCGGGACAAGCCATTATTTCAATGGCATGGTATTTAGATTTTCCTTCTCTAATTTCTTCCAATAATTTTCTAGCATTTCCTAAACCATGGGCTATCCCTATATTCAGCTCCATACCATCCACTTGAACCTTGGCCTCTCTAAGCCCTTCTAAACCCCTTAGTTCTTTGTATTCAACTTGTTCTAAGCTTTTACCGGTTTTCCATTCATGAATAGTCCTAATAGCTGCTTCTATTACCCCACCAGTAGTACCAAAGATTACCGATGCTCCAGTAGTTTCTCCCAAGGGATGATCAAAATCTTCATCGGGGAGTTTATCAAAATCTATCCCCGCTTCTTTAAACATCATAGCTAATTCTCTAGTTGTAATAACAATATCGACATTATTTCTATGATCAATTGCTAACTCGGTCCTAGCAGCTTCTGCTTTTTTAGCAATACAGGGCATTACCGATACTACAACTATATCATCGGGATCGATAGAGTGTTTTTCAGCAAAATAGGTTTTGATAATTGTCCCTACCATAATATGGGGTGACTTACAAGTTGATGGAATATCTACTAATTCTGGAAATTGGTGTTCGATGAAACTTACCCAAGCAGGACAGCAGCTGGTTAACATAGGTAGGGTACCGCCATTTTCTAAGCGATCTAATAATTCACTGGCTTCTTCTAAGATAGTGACATCTGCTCCAAAATCTGTATCAAAAACTTTATTGAAACCTAAACGGCGTAGTCCTGCCGCCAACTTACCTGTAACTATTGTGCCAGGTTTCATTCCAAATAATTCCCCTATTGCAACCCTAATAGCAGGGGCTGTTTGCACCACCACATACTTTCTAGGATTTCTTAGGGCTTCCCAAACTTTAGGAACATGGTTTACTTCCGTTAAAGCTGCCGTTGGACAGACGGCGACACAAGCTCCACAGTAAGTACAAGAGGTCTCTGCCATCGGTAAGTTAAAGGCTGGTCCTACCACTGTTTTAAATCCCCTGTTTAATGCTGATAAAATACCACAGGTCTGGACTAAGTTACATGCTGTTTCACACCGACGACATAAAATACATTTATCTTGGTTTTTTATTAAAGCTTTACTAGATGTATCTAAGTGGTATCTTGTAGTTTCCCCTGAATAATGTATTTCTCTAACCCCTAGCTGATGGGCTAAGGCTTGCAATTCACATTGCAGGTTTTTTTGACAAATCAAACAATCGGTAGGGTGATTAGATAATAGAAGTTCTACTGATAATCGCCTTGCTGTAATAGCCTTTAAAGTATCTGTTCTAATTACCATTCCATCATTTACTGGAGTGGCACAGGCTGGAGCAAGTTTAGGACTTCCTTCTACTTCCACCATACATACCCGACAAGAAGCGGTCCTGTTTACCATTTTTAAATCATGAAGATCTAAATGACATAGGGTAGGTATTTTTACCCCTGCCTCCACTGCAGCGTTAAGTATCGTATATTCTCTTGGTACCGTTACTTTCTTATCATTAATAGTAACTGTAACTTTATCTGCCATTTTTACACCACCTAAACTAGACTAATGTTTTCCATTGCTTTTTTTATTCCCGGTTAAACCTTGACAAACCCCTGCAGGACAATGTTTGTTTTTTACATGTTCTAAATATTCTTGTCGGAAAAACTTTAAAGTGCTGAGGACTGGATTGGGAGAAGTTTGACCTAAACCACATAGTGAACTACTTTTTATCATTTCTCCTAGCTCCACTAACCTATCTAAATCTTCTTCTGTACCCTTACCCTCAGTAATTTTATTTAGTATTTCATGGAGCCTTTTGTTCCCTATACGACAAGGGGTACATTTTCCACAGGACTCTTCTTCGGTGAACTCTAGATAAAATTTGGCGATATTGACCATACAATCATCTTCATCCATTACGATCATTCCCCCAGAGCCCATCATGGAACCAATGGAATTTAAGCTTTCATAATCTATGGGAATGTCTAGGTTTTGTTCAGGTATACAACCACCGGAAGGCCCTCCAGTTTGAACTGCCTTTATCCGTTTGTTACCTCTAATACCTCCTCCAACATCGTAGATGATTTCCCGCAAAGTAATCCCCATTGGTACTTCCACTAAACCGACGTTATTTACTTTGCCTGCTAAAGCAAATACTTTTGTTCCTTTACTTTTCTCCGTTCCTATGCTGGAATACCAATTGGCACCTCTTAAGATAATTGGCGGTATATTAGCAAAGGTTTCAACATTGTTGACACAAGTGGGTTTATCGTAAAGACCACTTTCTGCTGGAAAAGGTGGTTTTGCGTTAGGTTCACCCCTACCCCCTTCAATTGAGTTAATTAATGCTGTTTCTTCACCACAGACAAAGGCACCTGCCCCTAGCTTTATATCGATATCAAAGGAGAACTCAGTTCCAAAAATATTTTTCCCTAATAAGCCATATTCCCTGGCTTGTTTAATTGCAATTTTTAACCTTTCTATAGCCAGTGGATATTCCGCCCGAATATAGATATAACCTTTGTT
Above is a window of Anaerobranca gottschalkii DSM 13577 DNA encoding:
- a CDS encoding NADH-dependent [FeFe] hydrogenase, group A6; protein product: MADKVTVTINDKKVTVPREYTILNAAVEAGVKIPTLCHLDLHDLKMVNRTASCRVCMVEVEGSPKLAPACATPVNDGMVIRTDTLKAITARRLSVELLLSNHPTDCLICQKNLQCELQALAHQLGVREIHYSGETTRYHLDTSSKALIKNQDKCILCRRCETACNLVQTCGILSALNRGFKTVVGPAFNLPMAETSCTYCGACVAVCPTAALTEVNHVPKVWEALRNPRKYVVVQTAPAIRVAIGELFGMKPGTIVTGKLAAGLRRLGFNKVFDTDFGADVTILEEASELLDRLENGGTLPMLTSCCPAWVSFIEHQFPELVDIPSTCKSPHIMVGTIIKTYFAEKHSIDPDDIVVVSVMPCIAKKAEAARTELAIDHRNNVDIVITTRELAMMFKEAGIDFDKLPDEDFDHPLGETTGASVIFGTTGGVIEAAIRTIHEWKTGKSLEQVEYKELRGLEGLREAKVQVDGMELNIGIAHGLGNARKLLEEIREGKSKYHAIEIMACPGGCIGGGGQPYHYGNDEVIKARQRAIYEEDKNKRLRKSHLNPAVLKMYEEYFGKPYSEKAHKLLHTSYTPKERI
- the thpR gene encoding RNA 2',3'-cyclic phosphodiesterase is translated as MRLFYAVQLPQGAKEFLAKIQGTIKNNSIKGNFSFIDNLHLTLAFIGEVDERREKVLREILHTSFEGEKEFSLVIKGLGNFKRGNKDIVWAGLEESQELLTLQQILAQNLTKEGFSLDNREFKPHITLGREVVLKEGALDIPFSPFKFTVEKISLMNSLRVKGRLVYIPIETVNLIKGKKT